The following coding sequences lie in one Candidatus Omnitrophota bacterium genomic window:
- a CDS encoding MarC family protein, with the protein MMELFKPYILSFIPLFVAVDAIGNIPIYLSLVENFSKAQQKKIVLDAVTTATAVAVIFMVVGKWIFSLLGITIPDFQIAGGALLFIIAVRLLMPGAQKSTLTNSHAKDMGVFPLGTPLITGPAVLTTTLMMMNSFGAVPTLVALILNMIFVWLALVKADVIIKFIGPSGIRAFSKIIYILLAAIAVMMIRHGIAGAFLK; encoded by the coding sequence ATGATGGAACTATTTAAGCCTTATATACTTAGCTTTATTCCGCTTTTTGTGGCGGTGGATGCCATTGGCAATATTCCTATCTACTTATCTTTGGTTGAAAATTTTTCTAAGGCTCAGCAGAAAAAGATAGTTTTGGATGCGGTTACTACGGCTACTGCGGTTGCGGTTATTTTTATGGTTGTAGGCAAGTGGATATTTTCGCTGTTGGGCATAACTATTCCGGATTTTCAGATTGCAGGAGGGGCGCTTTTATTTATTATTGCTGTTCGCTTATTAATGCCAGGGGCTCAGAAAAGTACTTTAACCAACTCGCATGCTAAAGATATGGGTGTATTTCCATTAGGGACCCCTTTAATTACGGGCCCGGCGGTTTTAACCACGACGCTAATGATGATGAATAGTTTTGGCGCCGTACCTACTTTAGTTGCATTGATATTAAATATGATTTTTGTCTGGCTTGCTTTGGTTAAAGCGGATGTAATTATAAAGTTTATCGGCCCAAGCGGTATTCGAGCATTCTCTAAAATAATCTATATATTGTTAGCTGCCATTGCGGTTATGATGATTAGGCATGGCATAGCCGGAGCATTTTTGAAGTGA
- a CDS encoding MFS transporter has translation MKNKKLFWVFALSSAVYFTQGIEGLPAQGLFYYLKETLHFSPEKIMVLGSLTTFAWLVKPLIGYAIDNSFTKRIWIFISLLLDIVFVLLLGLMQLPLIILVVLLVLNSSGAAFRDVAVDGIMCVEGKKYQATGKIQSIQWASILVAGLFTGIGGAFIAQKWDYRIGFLCLIPIYLLVGLPTYFYQENKAEKKYSTLFTDLKRLFSDRKILIIGLFIFLYKYSPSFGTPLFFIQRDSFKWGKMWIGTLATIGTLFGVIGALLYYKFSQRINIKKWLYFSVFTGALTTLSYLYYTPLTAVAYDIIYNLIGMFIFLMVMDFMARHSIKGLEATSFALLCSINNLSDVSSNLSGAFLLPIIGLKWLIVLSALTSFFCLFLINKIE, from the coding sequence ATGAAAAATAAAAAATTATTTTGGGTTTTTGCTTTAAGTAGTGCGGTTTATTTTACGCAAGGCATAGAAGGCCTGCCTGCTCAGGGGCTGTTTTATTATCTTAAAGAAACTTTGCATTTTTCTCCTGAAAAAATAATGGTTTTAGGCAGCCTCACTACTTTTGCCTGGCTGGTTAAACCATTAATTGGTTATGCTATAGATAATTCATTTACTAAACGTATTTGGATATTTATTTCTCTTTTACTGGATATAGTTTTTGTTTTACTTTTAGGCTTAATGCAGCTGCCGCTTATTATTTTGGTAGTATTACTCGTTCTTAATTCTTCGGGTGCGGCTTTTCGGGATGTGGCGGTTGATGGAATCATGTGCGTAGAGGGGAAAAAATATCAGGCTACAGGAAAAATCCAAAGCATCCAGTGGGCCTCAATATTAGTGGCTGGATTATTTACCGGCATAGGCGGAGCCTTTATTGCGCAGAAGTGGGATTACAGAATAGGTTTCTTATGTTTAATTCCGATTTATCTGTTAGTTGGTTTACCAACATATTTTTATCAGGAAAACAAAGCAGAAAAGAAGTATTCAACCTTATTTACGGATTTAAAGAGGCTTTTTAGCGATAGAAAGATATTAATTATTGGCCTGTTCATATTTTTATATAAATATTCGCCTTCTTTTGGCACTCCTTTATTTTTTATCCAGCGTGATAGTTTTAAATGGGGCAAGATGTGGATTGGGACACTGGCTACGATAGGTACTTTATTTGGGGTTATTGGTGCGCTGCTTTATTATAAATTTAGCCAGAGGATAAACATTAAGAAATGGTTGTATTTTTCGGTGTTTACCGGCGCCCTGACTACGCTAAGTTATTTATATTACACTCCATTAACCGCGGTTGCCTACGATATAATATATAACCTTATAGGTATGTTTATATTTTTAATGGTTATGGATTTTATGGCCAGGCATTCAATCAAAGGATTAGAGGCGACCTCATTTGCGCTTTTATGCAGTATAAATAACCTATCTGATGTATCAAGTAATCTGTCAGGTGCGTTTTTACTTCCAATAATCGGCTTAAAATGGCTGATCGTTCTATCTGCATTAACTAGCTTTTTTTGTCTGTTCCTCATCAATAAGATTGAATGA